One genomic region from Quercus robur chromosome 4, dhQueRobu3.1, whole genome shotgun sequence encodes:
- the LOC126723457 gene encoding pentatricopeptide repeat-containing protein At5g65560-like: MLKPHCFLKNPSPIHLQTLLSQLGFHYFSSKPISNGSSEPPNLVSQICHILSDPQWEKNPHLKTLAPKLKPRHVSKILQIHNNTHSALRFFYWFSQRHFHKRDTCCFVSMLDRLLRERKFEHVDHVRIQMIKACRNEDELNRAMSYLNEISENGFGFTLYSFNTLLIQLGKFDMIGLAQDVYTKMLNSGITPSLITFNTMINILCKKGKVQEAELVLSKIFQFDMCPDVFTYTSFILGHCRNGNLKAAFEVFDRMVKEGCDPNSVTYSTLINGLCNDGRIDEALDMIEGMIEEGIEPTVYTYTVPITSLCEAGRVDEAIQLVGSMRKRGCDPNVQTFTALISGLSRAGKLEIAIGLYHKMLKNGLVPNKVAFNSLINELCAGVRFGVALMIFEWMEGHYMTPNALTYNVIIKGFCLMGDVEKAMVLFNKMLKAGPSPTVVTYNTLINQYLKLGNLNNAMRLMDLMKANGCEPDEWTYSELISGFCKGGKLDSACTLFHEMVERGISPNQVSYTAMIDGYCKEGKLDIALSLFEKMGGSSCSSSIEPYNAIINGLSKLNHFSEAEKLCKKVVEQGLLPNVITYTSLIDGLCRNGGTDLAFKIFHEMEKRNCSPNLYTYSSLIYGLCLEGKADDAERLLEEMERKGLVPDVVTFTALIDGFVMLGRLDHAFLLLRKMVNASCKPNYRTYSVMLKGLQKECQLLTEKVVAQHEAVYSCSSHERYTNFEILCSLLTRMSENGCEPTVDTYSTLVRGLCREGRPWEADQLVENMKERGLSPNQEINDSLLVAHCKNLEVDHALKIFNSMTIGGFMPRLPIYKALICALCRVSRVEEAQTFFESMLEKEWNKDEIVWTVLVDGLLKEGQSDPCMKLLHVMESRNYILNFQTYLILSRELSKLDKSIDTHQIADKLRVLRDIH, from the coding sequence ATGTTAAAGCCCCATTGTTTCCTCAAAAACCCATCTCCCATTCACCTCCAAACCCTTCTCTCTCAATTGGGTTTCCACTACTTTTCCTCAAAACCCATCAGCAATGGCTCTTCCGAACCCCCAAACTTGGTCTCCCAAATCTGCCACATCCTCTCTGATCCCCAGTGGGAAAAAAACCCACACCTCAAAACCTTAGCCCCTAAACTCAAACCCCGCCACGTCTCcaaaatcctccaaatccacaacaACACGCACTCCGCTTTGCGTTTCTTCTATTGGTTCTCtcagaggcattttcacaaacggGACACGTGCTGTTTCGTGTCCATGCTCGATAGACTGTTGCGCGAGCGCAAATTTGAGCATGTGGACCACGTGAGGATACAAATGATCAAAGCCTGTCGAAATGAGGACGAGCTCAACAGGGCTATGTCGTATTTGAATGAGATAAGTGAAAATGGTTTTGGGTTTACTTTGTATAGCTTTAACACGCTTTTAATTCAATTGGGCAAGTTTGATATGATTGGTTTAGCACAAGATGTTTATACTAAAATGTTGAATAGTGGGATTACACCAAGTTTGATTACATTCAATACTATGATTAATATTTTGTGTAAGAAGGGTAAGGTTCAAGAGGCAGAGTTGGTTTTGAGTAAGATTTTTCAGTTTGATATGTGCCCGGATGTTTTCACGTATACGTCTTTCATTCTTGGGCATTGTAGAAATGGTAACTTAAAGGCAGCATTTGAGGTTTTCGATAGGATGGTGAAGGAGGGGTGTGACCCGAATTCTGTTACGTATTCAACGCTTATTAATGGGCTATGTAATGATGGGAGGATAGACGAGGCGTTGGACATGATTGAAGGAATGATTGAGGAAGGGATTGAGCCAACTGTGTATACTTATACGGTACCAATTACTTCATTATGTGAGGCTGGGCGTGTGGATGAGGCAATTCAACTTGTGGGGAGCATGAGGAAGAGGGGTTGTGATCCGAATGTTCAGACATTTACAGCATTGATCAGTGGGTTGTCTCGAGCTGGGAAGCTTGAGATTGCAATTGGGCTATACCATAAGATGTTGAAAAATGGTTTGGTTCCAAATAAAGTAGCATTTAATTCTTTGATAAATGAATTGTGTGCTGGAGTAAGATTTGGTGTTGCTTTGATGATTTTTGAGTGGATGGAAGGTCATTATATGACGCCAAATGCCCTAACTTACAATGTAATTATAAAGGGATTTTGCTTGATGGGTGATGTTGAGAAGGCAATGGTTCTTTTCAACAAAATGCTTAAAGCTGGTCCCTCTCCAACTGTGGTTACATATAACACACTCATCAATCAGTACCTTAAATTGGGAAACCTGAACAATGCTATGAGATTAATGGATTTGATGAAGGCGAATGGATGTGAACCAGACGAGTGGACTTATAGCGAACTTATTTCAGGGTTCTGCAAGGGTGGCAAGCTGGATTCTGCATGTACTCTTTTCCATGAAATGGTGGAACGGGGTATTAGTCCAAATCAGGTCAGTTACACTGCTATGATTGATGGATACTGTAAAGAGGGCAAGTTAGACATTGCCCTATCATTATTTGAGAAGATGGGGGGAAGTAGTTGCAGTTCAAGTATAGAACCCTACAATGCCATTATAAATGGGTTATCCAAACTTAATCACTTCTCTGAGGCTGAGAAGTTATGTAAGAAGGTGGTAGAGCAAGGATTGCTACCAAATGTCATTACCTACACATCTTTGATCGATGGGCTCTGTAGAAACGGTGGGACTGATCTTGCATTCAAGATCTTCCATGAAATGGAAAAAAGGAATTGCTCACCTAATTTGTACACATATAGTTCACTCATTTATGGGTTATGTCTAGAGGGAAAAGCTGATGATGCAGAGAGGTTACTTGAAGAAATGGAGAGGAAAGGATTAGTTCCTGATGTGGTAACCTTTACTGCACTTATTGATGGTTTTGTTATGCTTGGTAGACTAGATCATGCGTTCTTACTTCTTCGGAAAATGGTTAATGCGAGTTGCAAACCCAATTACCGAACTTACAGTGTCATGTTGAAAGGTTTGCAAAAGGAATGTCAGTTGCTCACAGAAAAGGTTGTTGCCCAACATGAAGCAGTGTACAGTTGCAGCTCACATGAGAGATATACCAACTTTGAAATATTATGTAGTCTCTTAACTAGAATGTCAGAGAATGGATGCGAACCTACTGTAGATACATACAGTACTCTAGTGAGAGGATTGTGTAGAGAAGGCAGACCATGGGAAGCAGATCAATTGGTGGAGAATATGAAGGAGAGAGGTTTATCTCCTAATCAAGAAATTAATGACTCTCTATTAGTTGCTCATTGCAAGAACTTAGAAGTGGACCATGCTCTGAAAATATTCAACTCGATGACAATTGGAGGCTTTATGCCCCGCTTACCAATCTACAAAGCACTTATTTGTGCTCTCTGCAGGGTAAGTCGGGTGGAAGAAGCTCAAACATTTTTTGAGAGCATGCTTGAGAAAGAATGGAATAAAGATGAGATTGTTTGGACAGTATTGGTTGATGGGTTATTGAAGGAAGGGCAGTCAGATCCATGCATGAAGCTTCTTCATGTTATGGAATCTAGAAATTACATTCTCAATTTCCAGACATATTTAATCTTGTCTAGAGAATTGTCAAAATTAGACAAATCCATAGATACACATCAAATTGCTGACAAATTGAGAGTTTTAAGGGACATACATTGA